The DNA region GTTATATGCTGCCAAAATGTCTTTGGTTATTTGTACTTGAATTTTAATATTAGCATAAATAAAAGCAGAAAGGCCGTTATGCCGTTTGCCAGAGTAACCGGCAGACTACTTATTAATATACCGTAGGTGAGCCATAATACAACGCCAATAAAAAGTACCAAATAGGTGGTTAACGAAATGTCTTTTGTAGACTTATCTCGCCACGTTTTATAGACTTGCGGTACGTAACCCGCCGTAGTGAGAATAGCAGCCGCCAACCCAAGAACTTCAATGTAATCCATAATCTATTTAGTTGATGGCCGTATATTTTCTACCCTACGATATTTACAATTTTACCGGGTACTACAATCACTTTTTTAGGCGTTCGGCCTTGTAAATGTTGTTCGGTTTTTTCGTGTGCCATTACCGCGGCTTCAATTTCGTCTTTACTTAAATCTAAAGGAAGCTCTATTTTAAATCGCATTTTTCCGTTGAAGGATACCGGATACTCTTTACTGCTTTCCACCAAGTATTTTTCTTCGAATTTTGGGAAGTCTACCGTTGCGATAGAGCCCTCATGACCCAATTTGCTCCAAAGCTCTTCTGCAATATGCGGTGCGTAAGGCGATACTAAAATAGCCAAAGCCTCTAACACTTCCCTACTGTTGCACTTTTGCGAACTTAATTCGTTTACAGCGATCATAAAAGTGGAAACGGATGTATTGAAACTGAAATTCTCAATATCTTCTTCTACTTTCTTTATGGTCTTATGTAGCGTCTTGTAACTATCTTTTGACGGTTCTGTTTCAGAAACCGCAAAAGCGCCCTCTGGCCCCGAATGATACAAACGCCATAGTTTTTTCAAGAAACTGTGTACACCCGTAATACCGGCGGTATTCCAAGGCTTGGATTGCTCCAAAGGCCCTAAGAACATTTCATACAAACGCAATGAATCTGCTCCGTACTCCTCACAAATGGCATCTGGGTTGACGACATTGTATTTGGATTTGGACATTTTTTCGACTTCGCGGCCTACAATGTATTTACCATTATCCACAACAAAAGTAACACCTTCATTTTCCGGTCTCCACTTTTCAAATGCATCCATATTCAATTCATCGGATGAATTAACCATAGAAACATCAACATGAGTTTTATGAATATTGATATTCTTGTTCCAATAAGTTTTTTCTCCCCACTTAGCTTTATACTTATCAACAACTTGATCTATAACCTTCTGAACAGCAGAATCTATCTCTTGATTTTCAAGCTTATCTATTAAGCTTTTTGTGAAATAATGAAAAGTCGGTTCGGTATAAAGAGTTGTAGATACACCATCCCTCAACTCAATGCTTAAAGAATAAACAAAAGCACTAGTCCCAGTTATCATACCCTGATTAATGAGTTTTTTAGCAAACTCCTCTTTGGGCACCAAACCTAGATCAAACATAAATTTTTGCCAGAAACGGCTGTACAATAAATGGCCCGTAGCATGTTCGCTACCACCAATGTACAAGTCCACATCTTGCCAGTAGTCAATCGCTTCTTTTGAGAAAATTTCATCCGCATTATGCGGGTCCATATACCGGTTAAAGTACTGTGAACTACCCGCCCAACCCGGCATGGTATTCAACTCAAGAGGAAAAACACTTTTCCCATCAATCAACTCATTACTGACCACTGCCGACTTATTTACGTCCCAAGCCCAAACCGTAGCATTGCCCAAAGGTGGTTCACCAGTTTCGGTAGGTAGGTATTTATCTACTTCCGGCAGTTTTATCGGTAAATGCTCAGCAGCGATCATTTGCGGCATGCCCTCTACATAATATACTGGGAAAGGCTCGCCCCAATAGCGCTGACGGCTAAAAACGGCATCACGCAAACGGTAGTTGATCTTCCCCTCGCCCTGACCTAATTTTTCCAATTCAAAAATGGCACGCTTCATGGCTTTTTTGTACGGCAATCCGTTTAGGAAATCAGAATTGGAAATAACAGTAGTTTCTTTATCGGAAAAAGCTCCCTCGGAAATATCCACACCTTCAAAAATATTGGGGATGGGAATATTGAAATGCTTCGCGAAGTCATAATCGCGCTGATCACCACAAGGAACGGACATAACCGCTCCGGTTCCGTAACCCGCCAACACATAATCCCCGATCCAAACCGGAATAGGCTCCTTGGTAAACGGATGCTCGGCATACGCTCCCGTAAACGCACCGGAAATGGTCTTTACATCTGCCATACGGTCCCGTTCGGAACGTTTTGCCGTCGCTTCAATATAAGCCTCAACCTCAGCTTTTTGTTCTGGAGTAGTGATTTTAGCCACCAATTCATGTTCCGGGGCCAAAGTCATAAAGCTCACTCCAAAAATAGTATCGGGACGCGTAGTAAAGACCTCAATCTTTTCATCGTGCCCCTTTACATTGAAAATCGCCGATGCACCTTGTGAACGACCAATCCAATTGGTCTGTGAATCTTTTAACGGCTGTGGCCAATCTACCGTATCCAAACCATCTAATAAGCGCTGTGCATAGGCAGAAATGCGCATGCTCCATTGCGTCATTTTTTTACGGATAACAGGATGACCTCCACGTTCGGAAACGCCGTTTACGATTTCATCGTTTGCCAGAACGGTTCCCAAAGCGGGGCACCAGTTCACTTCGCTTTCCGCCAAATACGTTAAGCGGTATTGCAATAAAATTTCTTGTTTTTTCTTATCCGAAAAAGATTTCCAATCCTCTGCTGAAAACTGAACCACGTCTTCGTCGCAAACTGCCTGCACATTTGCATTTCCTTCCGTTTCAAAAACAGAAATCAATGTCTCTACAGATTCGGCCTTATCACTTGTTTTATTGTACCAAGAATTGAAAAGCTGAATGAATATCCACTGCGTCCACTTGTAATATTTTGGGTCAGAGGTGCGTACTTCACGGCTCCAATCAAAAGAAAAACCGAGTTGATCTAACTGTCTACGGTAAGTAGTAATATTCTTTTCCGTAGTAACCGCCGGATGCTGCCCGGTCTGGATGGCATATTGCTCCGCTGGAAGGCCAAAAGAATCATAACCCTGCGGATGCAAAACATTAAAACCCTTATGTCTTTTGTAACGTGCATAAATATCACTTGCTATATAACCAAGCGGGTGCCCAACGTGCAACCCTGCACCCGAAGGGTAAGGAAACATGTCCAACACATAAAATTTTGGTTTATCGGAATTATTCTCTGCCTTAAACGTTTGGTTTTCGGCCCAAAACTTCTGCCAATTCTTTTCTATTTCCTTGAAATCGTATTGCATGCTGATATCTTTCTTTTCAATGTGGCGCAAAAATAAGTTTATTCAATTTACTTTCCTAAATTTACGGTCGCATACACGATTATGGGTAAGTCTTTTGAACAGTATCAGAAACAAAAATTGATATCATCGTACTTTTCGGTGGTATTGAGTATTGCGTTGGTGTTATTTTTATTGGGCACGTTGGGCCTTTTAGTCATCAATACCAACAAGATGGCGGATCACTTTAAAGAACAGATTACCATTTCTATTTTCCTGAAAGATGAGGCCAAAGAGTCCGAAATAGACCAACTTCAGAAAAATTTACTTCAAGAAGAACATACCAAAAGTGCCGTTTTCGTCTCCAAAGAAGATGCCGCCAAACAGCATAGCGAGGAAATAGGTGAAGACTTTCAGAATTTCTTGGGTTATAATCCACTTAAAAACTCCATTGACGTACAATTACGCGCCAATTTTGTAACTCCGCAA from Zobellia alginiliquefaciens includes:
- a CDS encoding leucine--tRNA ligase, coding for MQYDFKEIEKNWQKFWAENQTFKAENNSDKPKFYVLDMFPYPSGAGLHVGHPLGYIASDIYARYKRHKGFNVLHPQGYDSFGLPAEQYAIQTGQHPAVTTEKNITTYRRQLDQLGFSFDWSREVRTSDPKYYKWTQWIFIQLFNSWYNKTSDKAESVETLISVFETEGNANVQAVCDEDVVQFSAEDWKSFSDKKKQEILLQYRLTYLAESEVNWCPALGTVLANDEIVNGVSERGGHPVIRKKMTQWSMRISAYAQRLLDGLDTVDWPQPLKDSQTNWIGRSQGASAIFNVKGHDEKIEVFTTRPDTIFGVSFMTLAPEHELVAKITTPEQKAEVEAYIEATAKRSERDRMADVKTISGAFTGAYAEHPFTKEPIPVWIGDYVLAGYGTGAVMSVPCGDQRDYDFAKHFNIPIPNIFEGVDISEGAFSDKETTVISNSDFLNGLPYKKAMKRAIFELEKLGQGEGKINYRLRDAVFSRQRYWGEPFPVYYVEGMPQMIAAEHLPIKLPEVDKYLPTETGEPPLGNATVWAWDVNKSAVVSNELIDGKSVFPLELNTMPGWAGSSQYFNRYMDPHNADEIFSKEAIDYWQDVDLYIGGSEHATGHLLYSRFWQKFMFDLGLVPKEEFAKKLINQGMITGTSAFVYSLSIELRDGVSTTLYTEPTFHYFTKSLIDKLENQEIDSAVQKVIDQVVDKYKAKWGEKTYWNKNINIHKTHVDVSMVNSSDELNMDAFEKWRPENEGVTFVVDNGKYIVGREVEKMSKSKYNVVNPDAICEEYGADSLRLYEMFLGPLEQSKPWNTAGITGVHSFLKKLWRLYHSGPEGAFAVSETEPSKDSYKTLHKTIKKVEEDIENFSFNTSVSTFMIAVNELSSQKCNSREVLEALAILVSPYAPHIAEELWSKLGHEGSIATVDFPKFEEKYLVESSKEYPVSFNGKMRFKIELPLDLSKDEIEAAVMAHEKTEQHLQGRTPKKVIVVPGKIVNIVG
- a CDS encoding SemiSWEET family sugar transporter, producing the protein MDYIEVLGLAAAILTTAGYVPQVYKTWRDKSTKDISLTTYLVLFIGVVLWLTYGILISSLPVTLANGITAFLLLFMLILKFKYK